From the Amycolatopsis thermoflava N1165 genome, one window contains:
- a CDS encoding APC family permease yields the protein MTAESSTPAGAPAVLDPPDGELRTGAVSGLGVFAQGLAAAAPSVAIASVPGSLFLVSGKGALWAAIIGGVLVYLVARVIALQARRTVSSGSLGTYAGNGLGPVAAFVTGWALILGYIGFAAGGVLGAVLYFNSFLQEIGLHTDHLVVKIVLLVLATAAALYIPFRGVSVSVKLGLGFEIVSLVAIAVILVASYVAYGARIDGAQFDLSHLGHSTTLIAAVTAVGSYAGFESAASLGHEARDAHRNVPRAILRLVIGLAVLYLLATYPEVLGFQGPEPLGTDSTPLPVVAQNAGVGWVTYVVDLSLGTAMIVFSSAVINSGARSLFTLAREGALPGPLGRVHPRFRTPHPAIALVGLVGFVIGLIGTVTSVGRFQWDVYVGIVSSYAYLFAYLLVTIATPLWLRRIKALTPGGLVVSVLAAVGILYVIYKNLVPAPEGAYRYLPYVFLVLLLAGLARFLRLRAVRPEAAARVGSIQTLSESEQVRLAELGILDTIRRRDLR from the coding sequence ATGACTGCAGAAAGTTCCACCCCGGCCGGCGCGCCCGCGGTTCTCGACCCGCCAGACGGCGAACTGCGCACCGGCGCCGTGTCCGGACTGGGGGTTTTCGCCCAGGGCCTGGCCGCCGCGGCACCCAGTGTCGCGATCGCCAGCGTCCCGGGCTCGCTGTTCCTCGTCAGCGGCAAAGGTGCGCTATGGGCGGCGATCATCGGCGGGGTGCTCGTGTACCTGGTCGCCAGGGTGATCGCGTTACAGGCACGGCGGACGGTCTCGTCCGGTTCACTCGGCACGTACGCGGGTAACGGTCTCGGCCCGGTCGCCGCGTTCGTGACCGGGTGGGCACTGATCCTCGGGTACATCGGGTTCGCGGCGGGCGGTGTGCTCGGGGCGGTCCTGTACTTCAATTCGTTCCTGCAGGAGATCGGTCTGCACACCGATCACCTGGTGGTCAAGATCGTGCTCCTGGTGCTGGCGACCGCCGCGGCGCTCTACATCCCCTTCCGCGGCGTGAGCGTGTCGGTGAAGCTGGGGCTGGGGTTCGAAATCGTGTCCCTGGTGGCGATCGCGGTCATCCTGGTGGCCTCCTACGTCGCCTACGGGGCGCGCATCGACGGTGCGCAGTTCGACCTGTCCCACCTGGGACACAGCACCACGCTGATCGCCGCCGTCACAGCGGTCGGGTCCTACGCCGGGTTCGAGAGCGCTGCCTCACTCGGGCACGAAGCGCGCGACGCGCACCGCAATGTGCCCCGCGCGATCCTGCGGCTTGTCATCGGACTGGCGGTGCTGTACCTGCTGGCCACCTATCCGGAAGTCCTCGGTTTCCAAGGGCCCGAACCACTCGGCACGGACAGCACGCCGCTGCCGGTGGTGGCCCAGAACGCCGGGGTCGGCTGGGTGACCTACGTCGTCGACCTGTCGCTGGGCACCGCGATGATCGTGTTCTCCTCGGCGGTCATCAACTCCGGCGCCCGCAGCCTGTTCACCCTCGCCCGCGAGGGCGCGCTCCCTGGCCCACTGGGTCGCGTGCACCCGCGCTTCCGCACACCGCATCCGGCGATCGCGCTCGTCGGGCTGGTCGGGTTCGTGATCGGGCTGATCGGCACCGTCACCTCGGTCGGCCGCTTCCAGTGGGACGTCTACGTGGGCATCGTCTCCAGCTACGCGTACCTGTTCGCCTACCTGCTGGTGACGATCGCGACGCCGCTGTGGCTGCGCAGGATCAAGGCGCTCACGCCGGGCGGCCTCGTGGTGTCGGTGCTCGCGGCCGTGGGCATCTTGTACGTGATCTACAAGAACCTCGTGCCGGCGCCGGAGGGCGCATACCGGTACCTGCCCTACGTGTTCCTCGTGCTGCTGCTGGCCGGGCTGGCCCGCTTCCTCCGGCTGCGCGCCGTGCGCCCCGAGGCCGCGGCCAGGGTGGGTTCGATCCAGACCCTGTCCGAATCGGAGCAGGTGCGCCTGGCCGAACTCGGCATCCTCGACACCATCCGCCGCCGCGACCTCCGTTGA
- a CDS encoding GNAT family N-acetyltransferase, protein MTEHIRTLTTADEINAGFRVFLRAMVGLPIHDVDAVEVTDPGRYLGALDGTEIVGSTDSYGSWLAVPGGARVPHAAVTHVGVLPTHRRRGIVSRLIARQLEDIAARGEVVASLRASEAVIYERFGYGVASSARSARVNLRRAGLRPEVPAGGRVRLLDGAVTTEALAGIADRAAWPGAIGRPAGWWRLREILRAADPVTHYVVVHSTDGVDDGYAVYRPLDTGGWFASQEKTVTVTDFVALTDSARAGLWRHLLSLDLVDVIAFESLPLDDPLPLAVVDRRAVELGPERDETWLRLVDVEAALRERAWGEEDPVALRVNDPLLDSNNGTFEVGPKSVARTNAAPHLSADVATLAAAYLGGTRWRHLAAAGRVAVHDPDALRRADALFATPSAPFSGTVF, encoded by the coding sequence GTGACAGAGCACATCCGGACGTTGACCACCGCGGACGAGATCAACGCCGGCTTCCGCGTGTTCCTGCGCGCCATGGTCGGGCTGCCGATCCACGACGTGGACGCCGTGGAGGTGACCGACCCGGGACGCTACCTCGGCGCGCTCGACGGGACCGAGATCGTCGGCAGCACCGACTCCTACGGGAGCTGGCTGGCCGTGCCGGGTGGCGCGCGCGTGCCGCACGCGGCGGTCACGCACGTCGGCGTGCTGCCGACGCACCGGCGCCGTGGCATCGTCAGCAGGCTCATCGCGCGGCAGCTCGAGGACATCGCTGCGCGAGGCGAGGTGGTCGCGTCGCTGCGGGCTTCGGAAGCGGTGATCTACGAGCGGTTCGGGTACGGGGTCGCCAGTTCCGCGCGATCCGCGCGCGTGAACCTGCGCCGCGCCGGGCTCCGTCCGGAAGTGCCCGCGGGCGGCCGGGTCCGGCTCCTCGACGGCGCGGTGACGACGGAGGCCCTCGCCGGCATCGCCGACCGGGCGGCGTGGCCGGGCGCGATCGGCCGTCCCGCGGGCTGGTGGCGGCTGCGGGAGATCCTTCGCGCGGCGGACCCGGTCACGCACTACGTCGTGGTGCACAGCACCGACGGCGTCGACGACGGCTACGCGGTCTACCGGCCCCTGGACACCGGCGGCTGGTTCGCCAGCCAGGAGAAGACCGTCACCGTCACCGATTTCGTCGCCCTCACCGACTCGGCGCGGGCGGGGCTGTGGCGCCACCTGCTGTCCCTGGACCTGGTGGACGTGATCGCGTTCGAGTCGCTGCCGCTGGACGATCCGCTGCCGCTCGCCGTCGTCGACCGCAGGGCGGTCGAGCTGGGTCCCGAGCGCGACGAAACCTGGCTTCGTCTGGTCGACGTCGAGGCCGCGTTGCGCGAGCGCGCCTGGGGTGAGGAGGACCCGGTCGCGCTCCGCGTCAACGACCCCCTCCTGGATAGCAACAACGGCACCTTCGAAGTGGGCCCGAAATCCGTGGCGCGCACGAACGCCGCCCCGCACCTGAGCGCCGACGTCGCGACGCTGGCCGCCGCCTACCTGGGCGGTACCCGGTGGCGCCACCTGGCCGCGGCCGGCCGGGTCGCGGTCCACGATCCGGACGCCCTGCGGCGTGCGGACGCCCTGTTCGCCACACCGTCGGCGCCGTTCTCCGGCACCGTGTTCTGA
- a CDS encoding NtaA/DmoA family FMN-dependent monooxygenase (This protein belongs to a clade of FMN-dependent monooxygenases, within a broader family of flavin-dependent oxidoreductases, the luciferase-like monooxygenase (LMM) family, some of whose members use coenzyme F420 rather than FMN.): MTRQLHLLLLGNPRFGSSWRYPGVVNGPAAVLESVIEAAKTAERGTFDAIFFADTLNYGPDAAWPHKSTEDFEPFTTTAALSRETERLGLVVTGSATLQAPYHLARQLISLDHLSGGRAGWNVVTSFAQAAADNFGDAGVLAHDERYRVAGETLEVVLKLWNSWGPDTIVEDRDAGVYNDPARIRVPAHKGEFHSVRGPLGASPSPQGHPVIFQAGSSPAGRAFAARNAEVVFTGQGDLDRGRGFVEQIHGQARSSAATRHPW; encoded by the coding sequence ATGACCCGTCAGCTCCACCTGCTGCTCCTGGGCAATCCGCGGTTCGGCAGTTCCTGGCGCTACCCCGGGGTGGTGAACGGTCCCGCCGCCGTCCTGGAATCCGTGATCGAGGCGGCGAAAACGGCCGAACGCGGAACGTTCGACGCGATCTTCTTCGCCGACACCCTCAACTACGGCCCCGACGCCGCCTGGCCGCACAAGTCCACCGAGGACTTCGAGCCGTTCACGACAACGGCGGCGCTGTCCCGGGAGACCGAACGCCTGGGGCTGGTCGTCACCGGATCGGCCACCCTGCAGGCGCCCTACCACCTCGCGCGGCAGCTGATCTCGCTCGACCACCTCAGCGGTGGACGCGCGGGCTGGAACGTGGTGACGAGCTTCGCGCAGGCGGCCGCGGACAACTTCGGCGACGCCGGCGTGCTCGCCCACGACGAGCGGTACCGCGTCGCGGGGGAGACCCTGGAAGTGGTGCTGAAGCTGTGGAACTCGTGGGGCCCGGACACGATCGTCGAGGACCGCGACGCCGGTGTCTACAACGATCCGGCCCGGATCCGCGTCCCCGCGCACAAGGGCGAGTTCCACAGCGTCCGCGGACCGCTGGGCGCTTCGCCGTCGCCACAGGGGCATCCGGTGATCTTCCAAGCGGGATCCTCGCCGGCAGGACGAGCCTTCGCCGCGCGCAACGCCGAAGTCGTCTTCACCGGCCAGGGCGATCTCGATCGCGGGCGGGGATTCGTCGAGCAGATCCACGGGCAGGCACGCTCGTCCGCCGCGACGCGGCACCCCTGGTGA
- a CDS encoding ABC transporter substrate-binding protein, which translates to MPSSKRTLLAWTAVVTSLVLTLAGCGSDTGAVAGSQPRDGGTLIIGQYQEVTQFDPNRQYSWETWRIDRNIYETLVDEDLSAPTGVPKIVPRLATSWTVSPDATTYTFQLRQGVKFSDGTPFDAEAVRFNVRRFTDPSFEYYDKVSAATMSLVYGDLASFEVVDDHTVRYTFKHPFLDFLRQIPNSGNAASGIFSPEALKKYGQDGLADHPVGTGPFVFTERVRGDHTTLERNPEYWGQRPHLDKVIFKPIGDDQSRVAALQTGTVDVISRVPPDSVSTLESGGFSVPENKGVPQIIYYSFNFDNPYLRDQRVRQAIIQAVDRKQLAANIYKGHAEAATSIVNQGNEAYDASAVDYPFDPGAAKKLLADAGYQPGQVKFTILSDTTGQPTAEYLQQSLTAVGIDASVQSFEWITYGTRTANLQPQDGLYLGEWGYVAPSWVKIAHNNSVVKHGGDAYSATSAATVQAIDAAAYNPDPARSAELWQAAARSWAKDATIFPLLSFNRYYAVAPRVGGFVWPQQNHYDLSRVWVAD; encoded by the coding sequence ATGCCCTCATCCAAGCGCACACTGCTCGCGTGGACGGCCGTGGTCACGAGCCTCGTACTGACGCTCGCCGGCTGCGGTTCGGACACCGGCGCGGTCGCGGGTTCCCAGCCCCGCGACGGCGGCACGCTGATCATCGGCCAGTACCAGGAAGTGACGCAGTTCGACCCCAACCGCCAGTACTCCTGGGAGACCTGGCGGATCGACCGCAACATCTACGAAACGCTCGTCGACGAGGACCTGTCCGCGCCCACGGGCGTGCCGAAGATCGTGCCCAGGCTGGCGACGTCGTGGACGGTGAGCCCGGACGCGACGACCTACACGTTCCAGCTGCGCCAGGGCGTGAAGTTCAGTGACGGCACACCGTTCGACGCCGAGGCCGTGCGGTTCAACGTGCGGCGGTTCACCGATCCGTCGTTCGAGTACTACGACAAGGTGAGCGCGGCGACGATGTCACTGGTGTACGGGGACCTGGCGTCCTTCGAAGTGGTCGACGACCACACGGTGCGGTACACGTTCAAGCACCCGTTCCTCGACTTCCTCCGCCAGATCCCGAACAGTGGCAACGCCGCGTCAGGCATCTTCAGCCCGGAAGCGCTCAAGAAGTACGGCCAGGACGGGCTCGCGGACCACCCGGTCGGCACCGGGCCGTTCGTCTTCACCGAGCGCGTCCGCGGTGACCACACCACGCTGGAACGCAATCCGGAGTACTGGGGGCAGCGCCCGCACCTGGACAAGGTGATCTTCAAGCCCATCGGTGACGACCAGAGCCGGGTCGCCGCGCTGCAGACCGGCACCGTCGACGTCATCAGCCGGGTGCCACCCGATTCGGTGTCCACTTTGGAGAGCGGCGGATTCTCGGTGCCCGAGAACAAGGGTGTTCCGCAGATCATCTACTACAGCTTCAACTTCGACAACCCGTACCTGCGGGACCAGCGGGTGCGGCAGGCGATCATCCAGGCGGTGGACCGCAAGCAGCTCGCCGCGAACATCTACAAGGGCCACGCCGAAGCGGCCACCTCGATCGTCAACCAGGGCAACGAGGCCTACGACGCCTCGGCCGTCGACTACCCCTTCGACCCGGGGGCGGCGAAGAAGCTGCTGGCCGACGCGGGGTACCAGCCGGGCCAGGTGAAGTTCACGATCCTGTCGGACACCACCGGTCAGCCGACGGCGGAATACCTGCAGCAGTCCTTGACCGCGGTGGGCATCGACGCCTCGGTGCAGTCGTTCGAATGGATCACCTACGGCACCCGCACCGCCAACCTCCAGCCGCAGGACGGTCTGTACCTGGGCGAGTGGGGCTACGTCGCGCCCAGCTGGGTCAAGATCGCCCACAACAACAGCGTCGTCAAGCACGGCGGGGACGCGTACTCCGCCACCAGCGCGGCGACGGTGCAGGCGATCGACGCGGCCGCGTACAACCCCGACCCGGCCAGGTCGGCCGAGTTGTGGCAGGCGGCGGCCCGGTCCTGGGCGAAGGACGCGACGATCTTCCCGCTGCTGTCGTTCAACCGGTACTACGCCGTCGCGCCGCGGGTCGGCGGATTCGTCTGGCCGCAGCAGAACCACTACGACCTGTCCCGGGTCTGGGTGGCGGACTGA
- a CDS encoding ABC transporter permease: MVRRILWRLAGLVPLLFVISLLVFFIAQAGPADPVKDVLSQKMSAEQIQQIREAYGLDRPAWEQYLTWLKEIFTNGGGLSLSVRSPVSGIVFPAFLNTLILGAAATVVSVVLGVAIGFVSGIRHGRTADRVVMLFVQIGSNLPVYWFGLVVIWLTAVRWKWLPPGGMHDLRGDGGFGDLLLHLIAPAFAASLVSMLIIARFVRAAVIESEQSDYVRTYRSQGFGRAAILGKHIGRNILSPIVNTTGLTVGSVITGVVFVETIFSWPGIGSVLLNAIGGSDYPVIQSGILLVATTFVVVNLVTDVLLDLLNPRLRHGGA, from the coding sequence ATGGTGCGCCGGATCCTGTGGCGGCTGGCCGGTCTGGTCCCGCTGCTGTTCGTGATCAGCCTGCTGGTGTTCTTCATCGCGCAGGCCGGTCCCGCCGACCCGGTCAAGGACGTGCTGAGCCAGAAGATGTCGGCCGAGCAGATCCAGCAGATCCGCGAGGCCTACGGCCTGGACCGTCCGGCGTGGGAGCAGTACCTGACCTGGCTGAAGGAGATCTTCACCAACGGTGGCGGGCTGTCGCTCAGCGTCCGCAGCCCCGTGTCGGGAATCGTGTTCCCGGCGTTTCTCAACACGCTGATCCTCGGGGCCGCAGCCACCGTGGTGAGTGTGGTCCTCGGCGTCGCGATCGGCTTCGTGTCAGGGATCCGGCACGGCAGGACGGCGGACCGGGTCGTGATGCTGTTCGTCCAGATCGGCAGCAACCTGCCGGTGTACTGGTTCGGGCTCGTGGTCATCTGGCTCACCGCGGTGCGCTGGAAATGGTTGCCACCAGGGGGAATGCACGATCTGCGCGGCGACGGCGGGTTCGGTGACCTGCTGCTGCACCTGATCGCGCCCGCCTTCGCGGCCTCGCTGGTGTCGATGCTGATCATCGCCCGGTTCGTCCGCGCGGCCGTCATCGAGAGCGAGCAGTCCGACTACGTCCGGACCTACCGGTCACAGGGGTTCGGCCGGGCGGCGATCCTCGGCAAGCACATCGGGCGCAACATCCTGTCCCCGATCGTGAACACCACCGGGCTGACGGTCGGCTCGGTGATCACCGGGGTGGTGTTCGTCGAGACGATCTTCTCCTGGCCGGGGATCGGCAGCGTGCTGCTCAACGCGATCGGTGGTTCGGACTACCCGGTGATCCAGTCGGGCATCCTCCTGGTCGCCACCACGTTCGTGGTGGTCAACCTGGTCACCGACGTGCTGCTCGACCTCCTGAACCCACGACTCCGGCACGGTGGCGCATGA
- a CDS encoding ABC transporter permease — protein MSTSTHAVVPPRLRRSFPARFVRNREALLGLVVLVVVIGVSALAPWLAPEDPNAGDAGNVLAPVGAPGHLLGTDDQGRDVLSRVIHGGRGALVVAISSVTVAVVVGTALGLFAAFAGRRTSGVLMRVVDLMFAFPVILVALSLAAILQPGAWVLIGTVVFAAVPYVTRIVFAEARIEREKDYVEAARSLGASEAAIVRTEVLPNLISSVVIYGTSLVGVNIVFTASLSALGLGIQPPDADWGRMISEGAKVLVTGHPGVATFPAVAILLVALAFNWLGDGLRDVLNP, from the coding sequence ATGAGCACGAGCACCCACGCGGTGGTCCCGCCGCGGCTGAGGCGGTCCTTCCCCGCCCGCTTCGTCCGCAATCGCGAGGCGCTCCTCGGTCTCGTCGTGCTCGTCGTCGTGATCGGCGTTTCGGCGCTGGCTCCCTGGCTGGCGCCGGAGGACCCGAACGCGGGTGACGCCGGCAACGTCCTCGCCCCGGTCGGGGCGCCCGGCCACCTGCTGGGCACCGACGACCAGGGCCGGGACGTGCTCAGCCGGGTGATCCACGGCGGCCGCGGCGCGCTGGTGGTTGCGATTTCGTCGGTGACAGTCGCGGTGGTCGTCGGCACCGCGCTGGGGCTGTTCGCCGCGTTCGCCGGCCGCCGCACCTCCGGGGTGCTCATGCGCGTGGTGGACCTGATGTTCGCGTTCCCGGTCATCCTGGTCGCGCTGTCGCTCGCCGCGATCCTCCAGCCGGGGGCGTGGGTGCTGATCGGGACGGTCGTGTTCGCCGCGGTGCCCTACGTGACCCGGATCGTGTTCGCCGAGGCCAGAATCGAGCGGGAGAAGGACTACGTCGAGGCGGCACGCTCGCTGGGCGCTTCGGAGGCGGCCATCGTGCGCACCGAGGTGCTGCCCAACCTGATCTCGTCCGTGGTGATCTACGGAACCAGCCTCGTCGGCGTCAACATCGTGTTCACGGCGAGCCTGAGCGCGCTCGGACTCGGGATCCAGCCGCCCGACGCGGACTGGGGCCGGATGATCTCCGAGGGCGCCAAGGTCCTGGTGACCGGGCACCCCGGCGTGGCCACCTTCCCCGCGGTCGCCATCCTCCTCGTCGCACTGGCCTTCAACTGGCTCGGCGACGGGCTGCGTGACGTCCTCAACCCGTGA
- a CDS encoding dipeptide ABC transporter ATP-binding protein encodes MTAVLTVRDLGVDFALPGAVVHAVRGADLDVGRGEVLALVGESGSGKSVTAAAVLGLLPRTARIASGSIRFEGTELVGLKDRQLNTFRGAGIGMIFQNPVTSLDPSFTIGSQLGDTARLHLRVSRAEARDVAHTWLDRVGIRDADRVLRAYPHELSGGMRQRVMIALAGLSGPRLLIADEPTTALDAAVQKQILDLVLDLAGETKTAVLLITHDFGVVSHTSSRVAVMREGVIVETGSTAQVLNAPQHPYTRTLIDAVPEIGRRYPRADRASSGDKPVLELRAVSKEFVAGGFGTGRHRSVVRAVDDVSLSVHRGEIFGLIGESGSGKSTLARLAGGLLPRTAGTVTFDGADIGDSGARDLRRRFQYVFQDAATALNPRITAGEQIARPLRRLGKAASRKEATAQVHRALELVGLHPGHADRYPREFSGGQRQRVGIARAIALEPELLILDEPTSALDVSTQAAILDLLLDLKAELDLTYLFIGHNLAIIASLCDRIGVMRGGSLVETFPAGDLFAPERHPDTRALLDAVLPIASTRDREAS; translated from the coding sequence ATGACAGCGGTACTCACCGTTCGCGACCTCGGCGTCGACTTCGCGCTGCCCGGTGCGGTGGTCCACGCGGTGCGCGGCGCCGACCTCGACGTGGGCCGGGGGGAGGTGCTGGCGCTCGTCGGCGAATCCGGTTCGGGCAAGAGTGTCACCGCCGCGGCCGTGCTCGGCCTGCTGCCCCGGACCGCGCGCATCGCGAGCGGCAGCATCCGGTTCGAGGGCACCGAACTCGTCGGCCTGAAGGACCGGCAGCTCAACACCTTCCGCGGCGCCGGGATCGGGATGATCTTCCAGAATCCGGTGACCTCGCTCGACCCGTCCTTCACGATCGGCAGCCAGCTCGGCGACACCGCGCGGCTGCACCTGCGTGTCTCCCGCGCCGAGGCCCGCGATGTCGCGCACACATGGCTCGACCGGGTGGGTATCCGCGACGCGGACCGGGTGTTGCGCGCCTACCCGCACGAGCTGTCCGGCGGGATGCGCCAGCGGGTCATGATCGCGCTGGCCGGGTTGTCCGGTCCCCGGCTGCTGATCGCCGACGAGCCGACCACCGCGCTCGACGCGGCGGTGCAGAAGCAGATCCTGGATCTGGTGCTGGACCTGGCCGGCGAGACGAAGACGGCGGTGCTGCTCATCACGCACGACTTCGGCGTGGTGTCCCACACCAGTTCCCGTGTCGCGGTGATGCGCGAAGGCGTGATCGTGGAGACGGGCAGCACGGCGCAGGTGCTCAACGCGCCGCAACACCCCTACACGCGCACGCTGATCGACGCCGTCCCGGAGATCGGGCGGCGGTATCCGCGCGCCGACCGGGCCTCGTCCGGCGACAAGCCGGTGCTCGAACTGCGCGCAGTGTCCAAGGAGTTCGTCGCGGGCGGTTTCGGCACCGGGCGGCACCGGTCGGTGGTGCGGGCCGTCGACGACGTCTCGCTCAGCGTGCACCGCGGCGAGATCTTCGGTCTCATCGGCGAGTCCGGCTCGGGGAAGTCGACGCTCGCCCGGCTCGCCGGCGGCCTCCTCCCGCGCACGGCGGGGACGGTCACCTTCGACGGCGCCGACATCGGCGACTCCGGCGCCCGCGATCTGCGGCGGCGGTTCCAGTACGTGTTCCAGGACGCCGCCACGGCGCTCAACCCGCGGATCACCGCGGGTGAACAGATCGCCCGTCCACTGCGGAGGCTCGGCAAAGCCGCCTCCCGCAAGGAAGCGACCGCGCAGGTGCACCGGGCACTGGAGCTCGTGGGTCTGCATCCCGGCCACGCCGACCGCTACCCGCGGGAGTTCTCCGGCGGACAGCGCCAGCGCGTCGGGATCGCGCGGGCGATCGCGCTGGAACCGGAGTTGCTGATCCTCGACGAGCCGACCTCCGCGCTGGACGTCTCCACCCAGGCGGCCATCCTCGACCTGCTGCTGGACCTCAAGGCCGAACTCGACCTGACGTACCTGTTCATCGGGCACAACCTGGCGATCATCGCCTCGCTGTGCGACCGGATCGGCGTCATGCGCGGGGGCTCGCTGGTCGAGACGTTCCCGGCGGGCGACCTGTTCGCCCCGGAGCGGCACCCGGACACCCGTGCACTGCTCGACGCCGTACTTCCCATCGCATCCACCCGAGACAGAGAGGCATCATGA
- a CDS encoding acyl-CoA dehydrogenase family protein: MTATGERTTLTYLRPATASAEELSARFQPVFDRVAEGNVEREKNRVFPHEQVRWLKEAGLGRVRIPVEHGGFGASLEQTFALLADLGEADANVAHIWRNHLAFVEDRLNAAPSATNDRWIRRFLDGDFVGGGWTEANNGTFATLKTTVREDGGRWRVNGAKFYATGSLYADWLDVLGKGEGDTVLTALVRRDDPGVELIDDWTGFGQRTTASGTANYRDVPAEDGDVFPAGERFVYQGHFYQTAMLSVLAGITRAVVRDGIAALKARGRNYPQALSPVPATDAQLLQVIGGVSVHAFTARAALSASSRTLDLVAAAHAAGDEEARKQRVLEAEVATAQAQLAIIDAALQATTTVFDALGASGVSENLLLDRHWRNARTLASHNPRVYKARILGDWLVNETDPVPNLAALGRGGQGD; encoded by the coding sequence ATGACCGCCACCGGCGAACGCACCACCCTGACCTACCTGCGCCCCGCGACGGCATCCGCCGAGGAGCTCTCGGCCCGCTTCCAGCCGGTCTTCGACCGCGTGGCGGAGGGCAACGTCGAGCGCGAGAAGAACCGCGTCTTCCCCCACGAGCAGGTGCGCTGGCTCAAGGAGGCGGGCCTGGGCCGGGTGCGGATCCCGGTCGAACACGGCGGCTTCGGCGCCTCGCTCGAGCAGACCTTCGCCCTGCTCGCCGATCTCGGTGAGGCGGATGCCAACGTCGCGCACATCTGGCGCAACCACCTGGCGTTCGTCGAGGACCGGCTCAACGCCGCGCCCTCGGCCACCAACGACCGGTGGATCCGGCGGTTCCTCGACGGCGACTTCGTCGGAGGCGGCTGGACCGAGGCCAACAACGGCACCTTCGCCACCCTCAAGACCACCGTGCGCGAGGACGGCGGCCGGTGGCGGGTGAACGGCGCCAAGTTCTACGCCACCGGAAGCCTCTACGCCGACTGGCTCGACGTCCTCGGCAAGGGCGAGGGTGACACCGTGCTGACGGCGCTGGTGCGCCGGGACGACCCGGGTGTCGAGCTGATCGACGACTGGACCGGCTTCGGGCAGCGCACCACGGCCAGCGGCACCGCGAACTACCGCGACGTGCCGGCCGAGGACGGCGACGTCTTCCCGGCGGGGGAGCGGTTCGTCTACCAGGGGCACTTCTACCAGACGGCGATGCTGTCGGTGCTGGCCGGGATCACGCGCGCGGTGGTGCGGGACGGTATCGCCGCGCTGAAGGCCCGCGGCCGCAACTACCCGCAGGCGCTGTCGCCCGTGCCCGCCACCGACGCGCAGCTGTTGCAGGTCATCGGAGGGGTCTCGGTGCACGCCTTCACCGCGCGGGCCGCACTGAGCGCGTCGTCGCGCACGCTCGACCTGGTCGCCGCGGCGCACGCGGCCGGCGACGAGGAGGCCCGGAAACAGCGGGTGCTCGAGGCCGAGGTGGCCACGGCACAGGCCCAGCTGGCGATCATCGACGCCGCACTGCAGGCGACGACGACGGTGTTCGACGCGCTCGGCGCCTCCGGCGTGTCGGAGAACCTGTTGCTGGACCGGCACTGGCGCAACGCGCGCACGCTGGCCTCGCACAACCCGCGCGTCTACAAGGCCCGCATCCTGGGCGACTGGCTGGTCAACGAGACCGACCCGGTGCCCAACCTGGCGGCGCTGGGCCGTGGGGGCCAGGGCGACTGA